The following is a genomic window from Carcharodon carcharias isolate sCarCar2 chromosome 30, sCarCar2.pri, whole genome shotgun sequence.
GAGATCACTGAGACAGCTATCACAGTCAAGGCCACGATCAGGACCACCTCAGACTCCACACCTACAAAGCAATGAGAAACCAATGGTTAGTGAAGGAAACACTGAGGGGAAAATGGAAACCAGCAGTCAGCCAACTCACCACCTGGAGACCTCTCCTGCATCCTTTGCTCAGCCTCATTCAGAGACTCTGTTGCCAGCTTGGTCACATCAGTATCCAGAATGAGCAGGGGTCCAATTGAGgcctcaccctcccacttcaATCCAGCTTCACTCTGCAACATCAAACATTCCAgttagagaggggaaagggggaccTCCAACATCTGGAGGATCAATATCCTACCAGCTTCAGGTACAAGATCTCTACTTCCTCTAGAACCAAACCACAACTCCCTTGTGGGCACCACAGTTACCCACATGGCAACAGGCACAACTGTCAATGCTTGATTCCTCCAATGGGGTCCAGCTAAACAAGAGAAACAGCCCATCAACCAGATTGTGCAACACATCCCCACCCAACacatccctgagggagagggggaacgtACACATTTTGCACCTTCTGGAAAGTACAAGCTTTGTTCCTGGAATCCCTCTGATCCACTGGAGCAACTTTCAGGTGACAGGTGATGAAAATCTGATGGACACATTCAACACAAGTCATGATTCAGTGACTCCCTCCCAACATGGAGAACCCAACGATCAGCTTCCTCTTACCAAGGAACAGTCATCTCCAAGGAAATGGAACACATCCAGGTCAAACCAGAGCTTGTCCAGCTCCCGCTCGTCTCTTGGCAACACAAAGGTTGAAAAGGAGTCCTCAGCTTTGCTCTCCAGGAGGCAACTGAAGAAAGATTAAAAAATGACAAGAAGTGAATCAAGTGAAGCCATTGAGATGGGACCAGATGGAGAAAGCAGAGAGCTCCTTACACATTGTGGTCAATGATGCTGTATCTCAGGGTGGAGTCCTTGCCTACGTTCAATGTAGCTACACAGTGGTCAATGTAGAGCTTCAGGGGCATGTGGTTGGTCATTGAAACAGAGGCCTCAATGTGAATGAGCTCACCCAGGTAGTAGACAGTCGAAGTGCGCTCTGTAAGCCAGTCACCTGAAGTACAAGCGGACAACGGTAAGAGACAGTGGCTGTAACTCCTAGTGAGTGACTGCAGGAAatcactccccatccacccatcaCATACCATTCATtaggcacagagagaatgacagatgcCCTTCTCCAGACTTGGTGGAGCTGAGTGGGATCCAGGCGGGCTTGATGGGGTCACTGCTCACATTGCCCTTCCTGGAAAGGCAGGGGAGTCATTTCAGGACAACTTCAGAGACCACCAGCAGCTGTAGATCTTATTGACAAAGAGATTAAAGATTTCACCTAAAATACCAACACTCAATGGGAACGACAGCTCCATTCGTTCTCACAATGACAGATCGATGATACTCTGGGGTGTGGTTCAGATGGGTGGTGTAGATGAGGAAATCTCCAATCATCTGAAAAAATCAGGTTAAGGAATGAAGAACTGATGCTAAATGAGAATGTTCTCCGCAGGGGTTAACAATGAAGTCATCCCATCccctggaaacaattctgagggggattgacagggtcaGTGTGAAGAGGCTGCATCCCTCAGCCGGAGGAGAGTTGAATATTATGGGTAGGCATCTCAGGTCAGGGGGTCACTTAAGATTAATGTGACAGGGAATTACTTCATTCAGCAGGTAGTGAATCTGGCAttctatcccagagagctgtgaatgctcagtcacCGAGTACATTTGTGACAGATGGATTTATTTTGGGGAATGAAGGGAATGTTATGATGTAGCAGATGATGCTagtcaggtggatcaaatccatgaggggaaCTTGATCATGTGCTCAGTTTTGcgatttgtattttattttgagctCAGTGCCTGGAATTCAGTAACAAGAGGACAACCACGACTTCAGGAGGTTTAGATAAAATGTAAACATGAACTAAAGAAAAGATTAAGCAcaaacataggtctacaaattactataagAACTCCCAAAATCTTCtgattaatctggctcccagtgacacctccattaaggcaacagtaaaacagatatgaacagacccaggcaaagcaacagcaTCTGGACAGGAGAATTCAATATGAGTTAACACATCCTTGGTTCCTCTAGACAGGAACTTGATGCataggctggaggcttctcacatttGTGAAAGATCTTAGGATGTCTTCACCACTGACTCAGCCTCATACCATTTAcaggtaaattccattgttcccatatctTGTTGCAACTTCACTTTTCATAATATTAAAATTTAGTATTAATTTAtcaataaacttttaaaaaaattaacactTCTGAAAGCTGGGTGTAACATCCCACCATCTCTTCAAAATTCAAACTGTCCAAATTTATATGAAAAAGCAAGTTTTCATCACAtctcattctaaaacttcagccatgtttatggaTTTAGCATTTCAAAGCTCGATTCTTTTTgatgactcaaagcctccagaccagctgtccccAATTCAGCCCCACACAAATTATCCCAACCCCAATATTACAATAAAGCACAATATTATGATATTTATCATATCTTGAGGACATGAATCAAAGAGCTTGTTAAGAGGACAGGAACATGGCAGTTGTGTAGAAGTTCAGTCAGGATCTTAATGATtggggaacaggctcgaggggccgggtGGCCTCATTATGGGCTGCAATGCAACCTCAGCCGTTTATCCAAAGAGGGAGATGATCAGAACAAGACCAGGATCCATTAATAGGGAAGTGACTCAACAAAAGGGCAGCTTCAGTTAACAGTGAAAGGAGCCACAAGTGGACAGTGATATGGAGCATGGAAATAGAAGAGTTTGAAGCCAGGGCCACATTTATTCCAATGACAGGAAAAGTGGGAAGTGTGGAGTTCCTCTTTAGTCCAATACATCTCAATTCTCATTTAATTTTCTTCTATTAAGAGATAACCCAATTGGATTAAACTAGACTGAAACCTCCAGTTGGATTGATCTGAATAATATGATCAGAATAGAGCTGGAAATCCTGAAAACAACAAAAAGAAAAGCTTGGAGGATCCAAAGAAAAGATTCAAAACCAATGGGGCTGATGTCATAGGTTGGAGAGACTCAAGGACAGGTTAAACAAAGTACAGTACAAAGTAGAAAGCTAATTTGTAGTTTTATAAAGCAGGAGACAGCTATCTCCTCAATATCATTGACATCTCACCCAGTGTTGGAATGAAGATTGGGGAACAACCTACAGCCCAAGCTTAGAGCAAGAGCTGAGGATTCCCATTACCTGCAACCTGCTGCCTCACTCATGGAGTCCATAGTCAAAGAGGACAGTGTGGTTCTGAGAGTAGATCCTGGTTGGTCTACAACCTGCTATCCCCAGGGTCAGGTCAGCAGCTTTGATCAGGTGCCTGGTTCCAAATAAATCCAGCTGGACCCTGAGCAGCAGCTTGTCCTCTCCACACtgcaccatcacagtctgcagtggAGACACACTTCCACCCTCAGACACACGGAAATGGGAACCAAAGGGAGGCCCAGGAGGAGAGACTGTCTGAGGCACAGGGGTGGCTTTGACTCTGCCCCATGGAAACCTCTGACCTAGAAACTGTTGCCAAGTGTCAGAGCCACAAACagctcccaccaacagcagcacTGGGAACAAAATCCCCCATGATACCAAACAACTCAACCATCCCTTCAGCCACCGAGCAGCATCTTTTATACACACAATCTGCACTCATCTGACACCAATGAGACCAGAAGCAGCGACATTGAACCAATTAACCAGCCACAATCTCCACAATCCCCACCAATGACAGAACACATGGATTTATTACCAGGAAGGCCAATTTTATTTGGACCAGTAGGAGTTGGTCTGGTGGGGAAAGAAGTTgatgaacaaaagggaaggtgtgtgatagggtggagggcaggagagattaaaggaTAAAAGGTTTCATGGTACAAAAGCCAAAAGCAGTGGTAATGGgtgaagtaaagaaacaaaagatgtgtctggatgaggtgtgaatggctgccTAGCAACCGTCTGAATATAACGTAGAATCgtagaatgtttacagcacagaaagaggccactcggcccatcgtgtctgccccGGCTGGAGAACAAACCcaccccagcctaatcccactttccagcatttggtccgtaACCCTGCAGGTTCCGGCagttgaggtgcatatccagacagcTTTTCAATGAGTTGAGGGTTCCGGCCTCTactcccctttcaggcagtgaattccagacccacacaatcctctgggtgaaaaggttttcctcatctcccctctaatatTTCTATCAATCACCTAAAATCTATATCCCCTCGTCAATAagctctctgctaaagtaaataggcccttcccatccagtGTATCCAGGCCCTTcacaattttatacatctcaatcaaatctcccctcagcctcctctgttccaaggaggacAGCTCCAGCCTCTCCAATCGTTCCTcatatttgcaattttccagccctggcaacaacctggtaaatctcctctgttccctgttgaatgcaattacatcctttctgtaatgaggtgatcagaacagcacacagtactcaagtcgtggccta
Proteins encoded in this region:
- the LOC121271251 gene encoding zona pellucida sperm-binding protein 3-like, which encodes MIGDFLIYTTHLNHTPEYHRSVIVRTNGAVVPIECWYFRKGNVSSDPIKPAWIPLSSTKSGEGHLSFSLCLMNGDWLTERTSTVYYLGELIHIEASVSMTNHMPLKLYIDHCVATLNVGKDSTLRYSIIDHNVCLLESKAEDSFSTFVLPRDERELDKLWFDLDVFHFLGDDCSLIFITCHLKVAPVDQRDSRNKACTFQKVQNVWTPLEESSIDSCACCHVGNCGAHKGVVSEAGLKWEGEASIGPLLILDTDVTKLATESLNEAEQRMQERSPGGVESEVVLIVALTVIAVSVISASLLALFLYRKHKQTRVNQ